The Amycolatopsis coloradensis sequence CTCGTCATCCGACAGTTCGTGGGTGGTGGGGCTCCGCCAATCGAGGCGGCTGCCGGGCAGCCGCTCCCGCATCGTCACGCGCGCTCGCTGCAGTGCGCTGGTCACCGACGCGACGGTCACCTCGAGGGCGTCGGCGGCCTTCGACGCCGGCCAGCCGAGGACGTCGCGCAGGATGAACACCGCCCGCTGGCGCGGCGGCAGATGCTGGACGGCGACGATGAACGCCAGCTCGATCGTCTCCCGCACCACCACCGATTCCTGCGGGTCCTCGGGGAGCATCCGGTCGGGGTACGGCTGCAGGTACAGCACCTCGGAGTCCGGCAGCTCGGACGGTACGGGCGCGCGGTCGTCGCGCTTCTCCAGGAAGTCGAGGCAGACGTTGGTCGCGATCCGGTACAGCCAGGTCCGCAACGTGGCGTCGCCTTTGAAGGACTCCCGCTTGTTCCACGCCCGCAGGAACGTCTCCTGCGTCATGTCCTGGGCGTCCTCGTAGTTCGCGAGCATCCGGTAGCAGTGCACCTGCAGCTCACGCCGGTGGCGCTCCGTGATGAGCGCGAACCGCGCGGTATCGCCGGAGCGGGCCGCCGCGATGAATGTGGCCGCGTCGGCGCGCAGCGGTCCAGCGTCGGAACTGACGACGTGGTGGCCCGCCTCCTCAGCCGTCATGACCGGGCCGACCGCCGAGGAGCAGCGCTCCGGCCAGCTCGGTGACCTCGTCTCGGGTACGGCCACCGTGGTCGGCGGCCATGAAGTGCTTGCCGATGAGGAGCGAGAACGCGAGCAGGCAACGGGCCTCGACCTCGTCCTCGTCGGCGAAGATCTCGCGCATGAGGGAACGCAGGTAGTCCATTCGCTGGTTGTCGACCCGGCGGAGCCGCTCGGCCACCGCCGGGTCGCGCCGGGCCCAATCCCGGATGGCGAGGTCGATCGGCAGCAGACGATCGCCGGCGAGCAGACCCGCGCGCCGGATCTTCGCCCTGGCGTCACCGCCTTCGCTCTCGACGCTTTCGAAGAGCAGGTCGGTGCTCATCCGCTCCCACGTGGCGAGCATTCCCTCCAATAGCGCGCCCCGGTCGGCGAAATGTCCGTAGAACCCGCCTTTGGTGACTCCCAGGGCTTTCGCGAGCGCCTCGACGCGCACGGCGTCGGGACCTCCGGCGGCGAGGGCGTGCAGCCCCGCGTCGATCCAGGCGCTCGGCGGGGTCCGGGTTTCGGCGGCCATGGGATCACCGTATCTCCCGTCACTCCGGCACCACGAGGACGATATATACGCTACCGTATAGGTGGCGGAAGTTCACTGGGAGGAACAACGACGATGACTGTCGGATTCGTGGCCACGCATTACCCGCACACCGACCACCACGACGAATTCGTCGCGCGAGTCCGGCGAGTCGCCGACGTCTTGCGCTGCACGCCGGGCTGTCTCGCCGCCGAATGCTGGGTCACCGCCGCGGGTGACGCCGTGGTGTCGATCGTGCGCTGGGAATCCGAGGCGGCACAGGCGGCCTCGATGCAAGCTCTGGGGTCGGCGGCCGTGGACGTCGCCTTCGACGACCGCGAGGTCCGTCCGCGCGAGATCGTCCAGTTGGTGTCGGCATGAAGCTCGCGAACACGGCCCACACCACCCGCTCGTGGCGGATCCACGAAATCGCCGGGGACTTCGACCTCGAAGACGTCTGGGCGCTCGGAACACCCGGCGGGCCGGACGATTTCGGCAAGCTGGTGGTGCAGTTCTCGTCGGGGAATTTCCCGGACGGGGCACCACTCCCCGTCCGGGCGCTGTGGGCGCTGCGCTGGAAGCTCGGTCGCCTGCTGGGGCTGGACGAACGGAATTCCGGCCTCGACACCCGGGTGGGATCGCTCCGCGGCAAGCTGCCGGAAGACCTCCGCGGCACACCCACCGGCCCGGACGAGGCCTGGCTTCCGTTCACTCCGCTCTACCGGCTCGACGACGAATTCGCCGCCGAAATGGCGAACCGGACCATGCACGGCGTTCTGCACATCGCCTGGGTCGAAGACGGGCGTGGCGGGTATCGCGGTCAGATGGCGGTGCTGGTCAAACCCAACGGGTTGTTCGGCCGGGTGTACATGGGATTCAT is a genomic window containing:
- a CDS encoding RNA polymerase subunit sigma-70 — protein: MTAEEAGHHVVSSDAGPLRADAATFIAAARSGDTARFALITERHRRELQVHCYRMLANYEDAQDMTQETFLRAWNKRESFKGDATLRTWLYRIATNVCLDFLEKRDDRAPVPSELPDSEVLYLQPYPDRMLPEDPQESVVVRETIELAFIVAVQHLPPRQRAVFILRDVLGWPASKAADALEVTVASVTSALQRARVTMRERLPGSRLDWRSPTTHELSDDERGVVKSYIEAHERNDLDGLISLLRGDLRFAMLPESGTVVRTAKDAVDGWVSGGLFQRGHDDWRGITTTVNRMPAAALYLRTPGDPEYRLFAIAVLRIVDGKIAELTGFDAAGKPWLDVPPAL
- a CDS encoding DUF2867 domain-containing protein, yielding MKLANTAHTTRSWRIHEIAGDFDLEDVWALGTPGGPDDFGKLVVQFSSGNFPDGAPLPVRALWALRWKLGRLLGLDERNSGLDTRVGSLRGKLPEDLRGTPTGPDEAWLPFTPLYRLDDEFAAEMANRTMHGVLHIAWVEDGRGGYRGQMAVLVKPNGLFGRVYMGFIKPFRYLIIYPALMRMIAREWKNHS
- a CDS encoding antibiotic biosynthesis monooxygenase; translated protein: MTVGFVATHYPHTDHHDEFVARVRRVADVLRCTPGCLAAECWVTAAGDAVVSIVRWESEAAQAASMQALGSAAVDVAFDDREVRPREIVQLVSA
- a CDS encoding TetR/AcrR family transcriptional regulator — its product is MAAETRTPPSAWIDAGLHALAAGGPDAVRVEALAKALGVTKGGFYGHFADRGALLEGMLATWERMSTDLLFESVESEGGDARAKIRRAGLLAGDRLLPIDLAIRDWARRDPAVAERLRRVDNQRMDYLRSLMREIFADEDEVEARCLLAFSLLIGKHFMAADHGGRTRDEVTELAGALLLGGRPGHDG